In a genomic window of Clavelina lepadiformis chromosome 7, kaClaLepa1.1, whole genome shotgun sequence:
- the LOC143465664 gene encoding dynein axonemal heavy chain 7-like encodes MIKLVDIQLMAAMGPPGGGRNPVTPRFLRHFNTITINAFDDDAMSTILALILNWHVSIRYNFEKEFTSLVPKLVASTAAVYNSASKNLLPTPAKSHYLFNFRDYNRIIGGACLSTPQSAATVDAIKRLWVHEAMRVYYDRLVDASDKSWLYNYLCEAFPEHLDVEMNTLFQHLDFDNDENVSVLRKMICAVLCFVTLHQKIKTSST; translated from the exons ATGATCAAATTGGTAGACATTCAACTGATGGCTGCCATGGGCCCTCCAGGTGGTGGTCGTAACCCAGTGACACCACGCTTCCTGCGACACTTTAATACTATAACAATCAATGCATTTGATGACGATGCTATGTCAACCATTTTGGCACTGATCTTGAATTGGCACGTTTCCATTAG ATACAACTTTGAAAAAGAATTTACTTCCCTAGTTCCGAAGCTAGTTGCAAGCACAGCTGCTGTTTATAATTCTGCATCGAAGAACTTGCTTCCAACTCCTGCCAAGTCCCATTACCTGTTCAACTTTCGAGACTACAACAGAATTATTGGTGGAGCTTGTTTGTCTACTCCTCAGTCAGCAGCCACAGTTGATGCCATCAAACGTCTGTGGGTGCATGAG gcGATGAGGGTGTACTATGATCGGCTTGTTGATGCTTCTGATAAGTCTTGGTTATATAATTACCTTTGTGAAGCCTTTCCTGAACATCTTGACGTTGAAATGAACACACTATTTCAGCATCTTGACTTCGACAATGATGAAAACGTTAGCGT gtTGAGGAAGATGATTTGCGCAGTCTTATGTTTTGTGACTttacaccaaaaaataaaaacaagctCTACATAG